A genome region from Panicum virgatum strain AP13 chromosome 4K, P.virgatum_v5, whole genome shotgun sequence includes the following:
- the LOC120702516 gene encoding uncharacterized protein LOC120702516 isoform X10, with product MNNSRTIERRAHHVHLTGWSHVLENLRVVCPLHFVCSSSLSRVSLSSPSALAAIAEIAPITHYRCAPLDPSVESAGFEVKIRPSWNPEGESVGWTAASGVASNPVVQVQNKIEGTVRTRGNESVPGLCSLSAAATLGVLHFQSFSAPRLMILWGYMSGKWSPVLHRVRFDLPTYGLIHPLVAGYTQRI from the exons ATGAACAACTCGCGCACCATCGAACGACGCGCGCACCATGTGCACCTGACAGGCTGGTCCCACGTTCTAGAAAACCTGAGGGTCGTGTGCCCCCTTCACTTCGTCTGTTCATCTTCTCTCTCTAgggtttctctctcttctccatcCGCTCTAGCAGCCATCGCCGAAATTGCTCCCATCACCCACTATCGTTGCGCGCCTTTGGATCCCAGCGTGGAATCGGCGGGGTTTGAAGTGAAGATCAGACCCAG CTGGAATCCGGAGGGAGAGAGTGTTGGATG GACTGCAGCATCTGGGGTGGCTTCGAATCCGGTGGTGCAGGTTCAGAATAAG ATCGAGGGAACTGTGAGGACCAGGGGCAACGAATCAGTGCCAGGCCTGTGCTCTTTGTCGGCGGCCGCAACACTGGGGGTACTGCATTTTCAGAG TTTTTCTGCTCCCAGATTAATGATACTATGGGGATACATGTCAGGAAAGTGGAGTCCAGTTCTCCACCGCGTTCGGTTTGACCTTCCTACTTAT GGGTTAATCCATCCTCTTGTTGCAGGGTACACTCAGAGGATTTGA
- the LOC120702516 gene encoding uncharacterized protein LOC120702516 isoform X11 yields MNNSRTIERRAHHVHLTGWSHVLENLRVVCPLHFVCSSSLSRVSLSSPSALAAIAEIAPITHYRCAPLDPSVESAGFEVKIRPSSSSRAAGIRRERVLDASGVASNPVVQIEGTVRTRGNESVPGLCSLSAAATLGVLHFQSFSAPRLMILWGYMSGKWSPVLHRVRFDLPTYGLIHPLVAGYTQRI; encoded by the exons ATGAACAACTCGCGCACCATCGAACGACGCGCGCACCATGTGCACCTGACAGGCTGGTCCCACGTTCTAGAAAACCTGAGGGTCGTGTGCCCCCTTCACTTCGTCTGTTCATCTTCTCTCTCTAgggtttctctctcttctccatcCGCTCTAGCAGCCATCGCCGAAATTGCTCCCATCACCCACTATCGTTGCGCGCCTTTGGATCCCAGCGTGGAATCGGCGGGGTTTGAAGTGAAGATCAGACCCAG TTCATCGTCACGAGCAGCTGGAATCCGGAGGGAGAGAGTGTTGGATG CATCTGGGGTGGCTTCGAATCCGGTGGTGCAG ATCGAGGGAACTGTGAGGACCAGGGGCAACGAATCAGTGCCAGGCCTGTGCTCTTTGTCGGCGGCCGCAACACTGGGGGTACTGCATTTTCAGAG TTTTTCTGCTCCCAGATTAATGATACTATGGGGATACATGTCAGGAAAGTGGAGTCCAGTTCTCCACCGCGTTCGGTTTGACCTTCCTACTTAT GGGTTAATCCATCCTCTTGTTGCAGGGTACACTCAGAGGATTTGA
- the LOC120702516 gene encoding uncharacterized protein LOC120702516 isoform X27, whose translation MNNSRTIERRAHHVHLTGWSHVLENLRVVCPLHFVCSSSLSRVSLSSPSALAAIAEIAPITHYRCAPLDPSVESAGFEVKIRPSWNPEGESVGCIWGGFESGGADRGNCEDQGQRISARPVLFVGGRNTGGTAFSEFFCSQINDTMGIHVRKVESSSPPRSV comes from the exons ATGAACAACTCGCGCACCATCGAACGACGCGCGCACCATGTGCACCTGACAGGCTGGTCCCACGTTCTAGAAAACCTGAGGGTCGTGTGCCCCCTTCACTTCGTCTGTTCATCTTCTCTCTCTAgggtttctctctcttctccatcCGCTCTAGCAGCCATCGCCGAAATTGCTCCCATCACCCACTATCGTTGCGCGCCTTTGGATCCCAGCGTGGAATCGGCGGGGTTTGAAGTGAAGATCAGACCCAG CTGGAATCCGGAGGGAGAGAGTGTTGGATG CATCTGGGGTGGCTTCGAATCCGGTGGTGCAG ATCGAGGGAACTGTGAGGACCAGGGGCAACGAATCAGTGCCAGGCCTGTGCTCTTTGTCGGCGGCCGCAACACTGGGGGTACTGCATTTTCAGAG TTTTTCTGCTCCCAGATTAATGATACTATGGGGATACATGTCAGGAAAGTGGAGTCCAGTTCTCCACCGCGTTCGGTTTGA
- the LOC120702516 gene encoding uncharacterized protein LOC120702516 isoform X9, whose protein sequence is MNNSRTIERRAHHVHLTGWSHVLENLRVVCPLHFVCSSSLSRVSLSSPSALAAIAEIAPITHYRCAPLDPSVESAGFEVKIRPSSSSRAAGIRRERVLDGLQHLGWLRIRWCRFRIRGWRAGSDSSDFCSYRLQIEGTVRTRGNESVPGLCSLSAAATLGVLHFQRVHSEDLTWTPTSSIAGRGMVRKGSK, encoded by the exons ATGAACAACTCGCGCACCATCGAACGACGCGCGCACCATGTGCACCTGACAGGCTGGTCCCACGTTCTAGAAAACCTGAGGGTCGTGTGCCCCCTTCACTTCGTCTGTTCATCTTCTCTCTCTAgggtttctctctcttctccatcCGCTCTAGCAGCCATCGCCGAAATTGCTCCCATCACCCACTATCGTTGCGCGCCTTTGGATCCCAGCGTGGAATCGGCGGGGTTTGAAGTGAAGATCAGACCCAG TTCATCGTCACGAGCAGCTGGAATCCGGAGGGAGAGAGTGTTGGATG GACTGCAGCATCTGGGGTGGCTTCGAATCCGGTGGTGCAGGTTCAGAATAAG GGGGTGGAGAGCTGGCAGTGATTCTAGTGATTTTTGTTCCTATCGTCTCCAGATCGAGGGAACTGTGAGGACCAGGGGCAACGAATCAGTGCCAGGCCTGTGCTCTTTGTCGGCGGCCGCAACACTGGGGGTACTGCATTTTCAGAG GGTACACTCAGAGGATTTGACCTGGACACCAACATCTAG CATTGCAGGTCGTGGCATGGTTAGGAAAGGAAGCAAATAG
- the LOC120702516 gene encoding uncharacterized protein LOC120702516 isoform X32, protein MNNSRTIERRAHHVHLTGWSHVLENLRVVCPLHFVCSSSLSRVSLSSPSALAAIAEIAPITHYRCAPLDPSVESAGFEVKIRPSSSSRAAGIRRERVLDASGVASNPVVQIEGTVRTRGNESVPGLCSLSAAATLGVLHFQRG, encoded by the exons ATGAACAACTCGCGCACCATCGAACGACGCGCGCACCATGTGCACCTGACAGGCTGGTCCCACGTTCTAGAAAACCTGAGGGTCGTGTGCCCCCTTCACTTCGTCTGTTCATCTTCTCTCTCTAgggtttctctctcttctccatcCGCTCTAGCAGCCATCGCCGAAATTGCTCCCATCACCCACTATCGTTGCGCGCCTTTGGATCCCAGCGTGGAATCGGCGGGGTTTGAAGTGAAGATCAGACCCAG TTCATCGTCACGAGCAGCTGGAATCCGGAGGGAGAGAGTGTTGGATG CATCTGGGGTGGCTTCGAATCCGGTGGTGCAG ATCGAGGGAACTGTGAGGACCAGGGGCAACGAATCAGTGCCAGGCCTGTGCTCTTTGTCGGCGGCCGCAACACTGGGGGTACTGCATTTTCAGAG GGGTTAA
- the LOC120702516 gene encoding uncharacterized protein LOC120702516 isoform X18, whose protein sequence is MNNSRTIERRAHHVHLTGWSHVLENLRVVCPLHFVCSSSLSRVSLSSPSALAAIAEIAPITHYRCAPLDPSVESAGFEVKIRPSSSSRAAGIRRERVLDASGVASNPVVQIEGTVRTRGNESVPGLCSLSAAATLGVLHFQRVHSEDLTWTPTSSSRSRAVNATVCNFAMLKHAPRGPTRQ, encoded by the exons ATGAACAACTCGCGCACCATCGAACGACGCGCGCACCATGTGCACCTGACAGGCTGGTCCCACGTTCTAGAAAACCTGAGGGTCGTGTGCCCCCTTCACTTCGTCTGTTCATCTTCTCTCTCTAgggtttctctctcttctccatcCGCTCTAGCAGCCATCGCCGAAATTGCTCCCATCACCCACTATCGTTGCGCGCCTTTGGATCCCAGCGTGGAATCGGCGGGGTTTGAAGTGAAGATCAGACCCAG TTCATCGTCACGAGCAGCTGGAATCCGGAGGGAGAGAGTGTTGGATG CATCTGGGGTGGCTTCGAATCCGGTGGTGCAG ATCGAGGGAACTGTGAGGACCAGGGGCAACGAATCAGTGCCAGGCCTGTGCTCTTTGTCGGCGGCCGCAACACTGGGGGTACTGCATTTTCAGAG GGTACACTCAGAGGATTTGACCTGGACACCAACATCTAG TTCACGGTCACGTGCCGTCAATGCAACTGT TTGCAATTTTGCAATGCTGAAGCACGCGCCCAGgggacccacacgtcagtga
- the LOC120702516 gene encoding uncharacterized protein LOC120702516 isoform X8 encodes MNNSRTIERRAHHVHLTGWSHVLENLRVVCPLHFVCSSSLSRVSLSSPSALAAIAEIAPITHYRCAPLDPSVESAGFEVKIRPSSSSRAAGIRRERVLDASGVASNPVVQVQNKIEGTVRTRGNESVPGLCSLSAAATLGVLHFQSFSAPRLMILWGYMSGKWSPVLHRVRFDLPTYGLIHPLVAGYTQRI; translated from the exons ATGAACAACTCGCGCACCATCGAACGACGCGCGCACCATGTGCACCTGACAGGCTGGTCCCACGTTCTAGAAAACCTGAGGGTCGTGTGCCCCCTTCACTTCGTCTGTTCATCTTCTCTCTCTAgggtttctctctcttctccatcCGCTCTAGCAGCCATCGCCGAAATTGCTCCCATCACCCACTATCGTTGCGCGCCTTTGGATCCCAGCGTGGAATCGGCGGGGTTTGAAGTGAAGATCAGACCCAG TTCATCGTCACGAGCAGCTGGAATCCGGAGGGAGAGAGTGTTGGATG CATCTGGGGTGGCTTCGAATCCGGTGGTGCAGGTTCAGAATAAG ATCGAGGGAACTGTGAGGACCAGGGGCAACGAATCAGTGCCAGGCCTGTGCTCTTTGTCGGCGGCCGCAACACTGGGGGTACTGCATTTTCAGAG TTTTTCTGCTCCCAGATTAATGATACTATGGGGATACATGTCAGGAAAGTGGAGTCCAGTTCTCCACCGCGTTCGGTTTGACCTTCCTACTTAT GGGTTAATCCATCCTCTTGTTGCAGGGTACACTCAGAGGATTTGA
- the LOC120702516 gene encoding uncharacterized protein LOC120702516 isoform X21 — MNNSRTIERRAHHVHLTGWSHVLENLRVVCPLHFVCSSSLSRVSLSSPSALAAIAEIAPITHYRCAPLDPSVESAGFEVKIRPRTAASGVASNPVVQIEGTVRTRGNESVPGLCSLSAAATLGVLHFQSFSAPRLMILWGYMSGKWSPVLHRVRFDLPTYGLIHPLVAGYTQRI, encoded by the exons ATGAACAACTCGCGCACCATCGAACGACGCGCGCACCATGTGCACCTGACAGGCTGGTCCCACGTTCTAGAAAACCTGAGGGTCGTGTGCCCCCTTCACTTCGTCTGTTCATCTTCTCTCTCTAgggtttctctctcttctccatcCGCTCTAGCAGCCATCGCCGAAATTGCTCCCATCACCCACTATCGTTGCGCGCCTTTGGATCCCAGCGTGGAATCGGCGGGGTTTGAAGTGAAGATCAGACCCAG GACTGCAGCATCTGGGGTGGCTTCGAATCCGGTGGTGCAG ATCGAGGGAACTGTGAGGACCAGGGGCAACGAATCAGTGCCAGGCCTGTGCTCTTTGTCGGCGGCCGCAACACTGGGGGTACTGCATTTTCAGAG TTTTTCTGCTCCCAGATTAATGATACTATGGGGATACATGTCAGGAAAGTGGAGTCCAGTTCTCCACCGCGTTCGGTTTGACCTTCCTACTTAT GGGTTAATCCATCCTCTTGTTGCAGGGTACACTCAGAGGATTTGA
- the LOC120702516 gene encoding uncharacterized protein LOC120702516 isoform X16, whose product MNNSRTIERRAHHVHLTGWSHVLENLRVVCPLHFVCSSSLSRVSLSSPSALAAIAEIAPITHYRCAPLDPSVESAGFEVKIRPSSSSRAAGIRRERVLDGLQHLGWLRIRWCRFRIRGWRAGSDSSDFCSYRLQIEGTVRTRGNESVPGLCSLSAAATLGVLHFQRVHSEDLTWTPTSRSWHG is encoded by the exons ATGAACAACTCGCGCACCATCGAACGACGCGCGCACCATGTGCACCTGACAGGCTGGTCCCACGTTCTAGAAAACCTGAGGGTCGTGTGCCCCCTTCACTTCGTCTGTTCATCTTCTCTCTCTAgggtttctctctcttctccatcCGCTCTAGCAGCCATCGCCGAAATTGCTCCCATCACCCACTATCGTTGCGCGCCTTTGGATCCCAGCGTGGAATCGGCGGGGTTTGAAGTGAAGATCAGACCCAG TTCATCGTCACGAGCAGCTGGAATCCGGAGGGAGAGAGTGTTGGATG GACTGCAGCATCTGGGGTGGCTTCGAATCCGGTGGTGCAGGTTCAGAATAAG GGGGTGGAGAGCTGGCAGTGATTCTAGTGATTTTTGTTCCTATCGTCTCCAGATCGAGGGAACTGTGAGGACCAGGGGCAACGAATCAGTGCCAGGCCTGTGCTCTTTGTCGGCGGCCGCAACACTGGGGGTACTGCATTTTCAGAG GGTACACTCAGAGGATTTGACCTGGACACCAACATCTAG GTCGTGGCATGGTTAG
- the LOC120702516 gene encoding uncharacterized protein LOC120702516 isoform X25 produces the protein MNNSRTIERRAHHVHLTGWSHVLENLRVVCPLHFVCSSSLSRVSLSSPSALAAIAEIAPITHYRCAPLDPSVESAGFEVKIRPSSSSRAAGIRRERVLDGLQHLGWLRIRWCRFRIRGWRAGSDSSDFCSYRLQIEGTVRTRGNESVPGLCSLSAAATLGVLHFQRG, from the exons ATGAACAACTCGCGCACCATCGAACGACGCGCGCACCATGTGCACCTGACAGGCTGGTCCCACGTTCTAGAAAACCTGAGGGTCGTGTGCCCCCTTCACTTCGTCTGTTCATCTTCTCTCTCTAgggtttctctctcttctccatcCGCTCTAGCAGCCATCGCCGAAATTGCTCCCATCACCCACTATCGTTGCGCGCCTTTGGATCCCAGCGTGGAATCGGCGGGGTTTGAAGTGAAGATCAGACCCAG TTCATCGTCACGAGCAGCTGGAATCCGGAGGGAGAGAGTGTTGGATG GACTGCAGCATCTGGGGTGGCTTCGAATCCGGTGGTGCAGGTTCAGAATAAG GGGGTGGAGAGCTGGCAGTGATTCTAGTGATTTTTGTTCCTATCGTCTCCAGATCGAGGGAACTGTGAGGACCAGGGGCAACGAATCAGTGCCAGGCCTGTGCTCTTTGTCGGCGGCCGCAACACTGGGGGTACTGCATTTTCAGAG GGGTTAA
- the LOC120702516 gene encoding uncharacterized protein LOC120702516 isoform X22: MNNSRTIERRAHHVHLTGWSHVLENLRVVCPLHFVCSSSLSRVSLSSPSALAAIAEIAPITHYRCAPLDPSVESAGFEVKIRPRVASNPVVQVQNKIEGTVRTRGNESVPGLCSLSAAATLGVLHFQSFSAPRLMILWGYMSGKWSPVLHRVRFDLPTYGLIHPLVAGYTQRI, from the exons ATGAACAACTCGCGCACCATCGAACGACGCGCGCACCATGTGCACCTGACAGGCTGGTCCCACGTTCTAGAAAACCTGAGGGTCGTGTGCCCCCTTCACTTCGTCTGTTCATCTTCTCTCTCTAgggtttctctctcttctccatcCGCTCTAGCAGCCATCGCCGAAATTGCTCCCATCACCCACTATCGTTGCGCGCCTTTGGATCCCAGCGTGGAATCGGCGGGGTTTGAAGTGAAGATCAGACCCAG GGTGGCTTCGAATCCGGTGGTGCAGGTTCAGAATAAG ATCGAGGGAACTGTGAGGACCAGGGGCAACGAATCAGTGCCAGGCCTGTGCTCTTTGTCGGCGGCCGCAACACTGGGGGTACTGCATTTTCAGAG TTTTTCTGCTCCCAGATTAATGATACTATGGGGATACATGTCAGGAAAGTGGAGTCCAGTTCTCCACCGCGTTCGGTTTGACCTTCCTACTTAT GGGTTAATCCATCCTCTTGTTGCAGGGTACACTCAGAGGATTTGA
- the LOC120702516 gene encoding uncharacterized protein LOC120702516 isoform X14, with protein sequence MNNSRTIERRAHHVHLTGWSHVLENLRVVCPLHFVCSSSLSRVSLSSPSALAAIAEIAPITHYRCAPLDPSVESAGFEVKIRPSWNPEGESVGWTAASGVASNPVVQIEGTVRTRGNESVPGLCSLSAAATLGVLHFQSFSAPRLMILWGYMSGKWSPVLHRVRFDLPTYGLIHPLVAGYTQRI encoded by the exons ATGAACAACTCGCGCACCATCGAACGACGCGCGCACCATGTGCACCTGACAGGCTGGTCCCACGTTCTAGAAAACCTGAGGGTCGTGTGCCCCCTTCACTTCGTCTGTTCATCTTCTCTCTCTAgggtttctctctcttctccatcCGCTCTAGCAGCCATCGCCGAAATTGCTCCCATCACCCACTATCGTTGCGCGCCTTTGGATCCCAGCGTGGAATCGGCGGGGTTTGAAGTGAAGATCAGACCCAG CTGGAATCCGGAGGGAGAGAGTGTTGGATG GACTGCAGCATCTGGGGTGGCTTCGAATCCGGTGGTGCAG ATCGAGGGAACTGTGAGGACCAGGGGCAACGAATCAGTGCCAGGCCTGTGCTCTTTGTCGGCGGCCGCAACACTGGGGGTACTGCATTTTCAGAG TTTTTCTGCTCCCAGATTAATGATACTATGGGGATACATGTCAGGAAAGTGGAGTCCAGTTCTCCACCGCGTTCGGTTTGACCTTCCTACTTAT GGGTTAATCCATCCTCTTGTTGCAGGGTACACTCAGAGGATTTGA
- the LOC120702516 gene encoding uncharacterized protein LOC120702516 isoform X28 — protein MNNSRTIERRAHHVHLTGWSHVLENLRVVCPLHFVCSSSLSRVSLSSPSALAAIAEIAPITHYRCAPLDPSVESAGFEVKIRPSWNPEGESVGCIWGGFESGGADRGNCEDQGQRISARPVLFVGGRNTGGTAFSEINDTMGIHVRKVESSSPPRSV, from the exons ATGAACAACTCGCGCACCATCGAACGACGCGCGCACCATGTGCACCTGACAGGCTGGTCCCACGTTCTAGAAAACCTGAGGGTCGTGTGCCCCCTTCACTTCGTCTGTTCATCTTCTCTCTCTAgggtttctctctcttctccatcCGCTCTAGCAGCCATCGCCGAAATTGCTCCCATCACCCACTATCGTTGCGCGCCTTTGGATCCCAGCGTGGAATCGGCGGGGTTTGAAGTGAAGATCAGACCCAG CTGGAATCCGGAGGGAGAGAGTGTTGGATG CATCTGGGGTGGCTTCGAATCCGGTGGTGCAG ATCGAGGGAACTGTGAGGACCAGGGGCAACGAATCAGTGCCAGGCCTGTGCTCTTTGTCGGCGGCCGCAACACTGGGGGTACTGCATTTTCAGAG ATTAATGATACTATGGGGATACATGTCAGGAAAGTGGAGTCCAGTTCTCCACCGCGTTCGGTTTGA
- the LOC120702516 gene encoding uncharacterized protein LOC120702516 isoform X30: protein MNNSRTIERRAHHVHLTGWSHVLENLRVVCPLHFVCSSSLSRVSLSSPSALAAIAEIAPITHYRCAPLDPSVESAGFEVKIRPSWNPEGESVGCIWGGFESGGADRGNCEDQGQRISARPVLFVGGRNTGGTAFSEGTLRGFDLDTNI, encoded by the exons ATGAACAACTCGCGCACCATCGAACGACGCGCGCACCATGTGCACCTGACAGGCTGGTCCCACGTTCTAGAAAACCTGAGGGTCGTGTGCCCCCTTCACTTCGTCTGTTCATCTTCTCTCTCTAgggtttctctctcttctccatcCGCTCTAGCAGCCATCGCCGAAATTGCTCCCATCACCCACTATCGTTGCGCGCCTTTGGATCCCAGCGTGGAATCGGCGGGGTTTGAAGTGAAGATCAGACCCAG CTGGAATCCGGAGGGAGAGAGTGTTGGATG CATCTGGGGTGGCTTCGAATCCGGTGGTGCAG ATCGAGGGAACTGTGAGGACCAGGGGCAACGAATCAGTGCCAGGCCTGTGCTCTTTGTCGGCGGCCGCAACACTGGGGGTACTGCATTTTCAGAG GGTACACTCAGAGGATTTGACCTGGACACCAACATCTAG
- the LOC120702516 gene encoding uncharacterized protein LOC120702516 isoform X31, whose amino-acid sequence MNNSRTIERRAHHVHLTGWSHVLENLRVVCPLHFVCSSSLSRVSLSSPSALAAIAEIAPITHYRCAPLDPSVESAGFEVKIRPSSSSRAAGIRRERVLDASGVASNPVVQVQNKIEGTVRTRGNESVPGLCSLSAAATLGVLHFQRG is encoded by the exons ATGAACAACTCGCGCACCATCGAACGACGCGCGCACCATGTGCACCTGACAGGCTGGTCCCACGTTCTAGAAAACCTGAGGGTCGTGTGCCCCCTTCACTTCGTCTGTTCATCTTCTCTCTCTAgggtttctctctcttctccatcCGCTCTAGCAGCCATCGCCGAAATTGCTCCCATCACCCACTATCGTTGCGCGCCTTTGGATCCCAGCGTGGAATCGGCGGGGTTTGAAGTGAAGATCAGACCCAG TTCATCGTCACGAGCAGCTGGAATCCGGAGGGAGAGAGTGTTGGATG CATCTGGGGTGGCTTCGAATCCGGTGGTGCAGGTTCAGAATAAG ATCGAGGGAACTGTGAGGACCAGGGGCAACGAATCAGTGCCAGGCCTGTGCTCTTTGTCGGCGGCCGCAACACTGGGGGTACTGCATTTTCAGAG GGGTTAA